The following proteins are encoded in a genomic region of Primulina huaijiensis isolate GDHJ02 chromosome 3, ASM1229523v2, whole genome shotgun sequence:
- the LOC140974490 gene encoding carbamoyl phosphate synthase small chain, chloroplastic translates to MAAIQFLLCYKSHLLHSPKVGTFTVSCHSVNLSNPRISPTGSGERPWKVADARLVLEDGSIWPAKSFGASGTQVGEVVFNTSLTGYQEILTDPSYAGQFVLMTNPHIGNTGVNFDDEESRKCFLGGLIIRSLSISTSNWRCTEALEDYFASRNIMGIYDVDTRAITRRLRQDGSLIGVLSTEKSYTDEELLEMSRTWDIVGVDLISGVSCKEPYEWVDKTDLEWDFNQRNQETFRVVAYDFGIKHNILRRLASYGCQITVVPSAWPASETLKMKPDGVLFSNGPGDPSAVPYAVETVKEIIGKVPVFGICMGHQLLGQALGGKTFKMKFGHHGGNHPVRNLRNGRVEISAQNHNYAVDPESLPEGVEVTHVNLNDGSCAGLAFSQQKLMSLQYHPEASPGPHDSDLVFGEFIHLMKQEKPSV, encoded by the exons GTTGCCACTCCGTTAATTTATCTAACCCCAGAATTTCACCTACTG GATCTGGGGAGAGACCGTGGAAGGTGGCAGATGCAAGGCTGGTGCTGGAGGATGGTTCGATATGGCCGGCGAAGTCGTTCGGTGCTTCTGGAACCCAAGTTGGTGAAGTCGTCTTTAATACGTCATTAACAGG GTATCAAGAAATCCTTACAGATCCCAGTTATGCTGGTCAATTTGTTCTGATGACTAATCCACATATTGGCAACACTGGTGTCAATTTTG ATGATGAAGAATCAAGAAAATGCTTTCTAGGAGGACTGATTATCAGAAGTTTGAGTATCAG CACCTCAAACTGGAGATGCACTGAGGCACTCGAAGATTATTTTGCATCCAGGAACATTATGGGAATAT ATGATGTTGACACTCGTGCAATTACCCGTAGATTGAGGCAAGATGGCAGCCTTATTGGTGTTTTGAGTACAGAAAAATCTTATACTGATGAAGAACTCCTGGAAATGTCTCGAACGTGGGATATAGTTG GCGTGGATTTGATTAGTGGTGTCTCCTGTAAGGAGCCTTATGAATGGGTTGATAAAACAGATCTAGAGTGGGATTTCAACCAAAGGAATCAAGAAACTTTTCGA GTTGTTGCATATGATTTTGGCATCAAGCATAATATACTTAGGCGCCTAGCGTCCTATGGTTGTCAAATCACAGTGGTTCCTTCAGCATGGCCTGCATCTGAAACCCTGAAGATGAAACCAGATGGAGTCCTTTTTAGTAACGGTCCAGGAGACCCATCTGCAGTTCCTTATGCTGTTGAAACCGTCAAGGAAATAATTGGAAAAGTTCCTGTTTTTGGCATTTGCATGGGTCACCAGTTGCTTGGTCAAGCATTGGGGGGTAAAACCTTCAAGATGAAGTTTGGTCACCATGGAGGAAATCATCCTGTCCGGAATCTTCGAAATGGCCGTGTTGAGATCAGTGCCCAG AATCACAACTATGCCGTGGACCCTGAGTCACTTCCTGAGGGCGTGGAGGTAACTCATGTCAATCTCAATGATGGAAGCTGTGCTGGGCTCGCATTTTCTCAGCAAAAGCTTATGTCACTTCAATACCACCCTGAAGCTTCTCCTGGGCCCCATGATTCAGATCTTG TATTTGGTGAATTCATTCATCTTATGAAGCAAGAAAAGCCAAGTGTATAA